A genomic segment from Actinoplanes sichuanensis encodes:
- the mutM gene encoding bifunctional DNA-formamidopyrimidine glycosylase/DNA-(apurinic or apyrimidinic site) lyase, with product MPELPEVETVRMGLAKWVTGRTIATAEVLHPRAIRRHLPGDAHFAAVLAGRTVLDVSRRGKYLWLPLDSGDAIIGHLGMSGQLLMQPADAEDEKHLRIRFTFTDGGPQLRFVDQRTFGGLSVSEGGAELPDEISHIARDPMDPLFDDAAFNARMRGRHTEVKRALLDQTLISGVGNIYADEALWRAKLHGTRPTDQLTRPAVARLLGHVRDVLGEAIVAGGTSFDELYVNVNGESGYFDRSLNAYGRENEPCHRCGAIIRREQFMNRSSFSCPRCQPKPRKP from the coding sequence CTTCCCGAGGTCGAGACCGTCCGCATGGGCCTGGCGAAGTGGGTGACCGGCCGCACCATCGCCACCGCCGAGGTGCTGCACCCGCGCGCGATCCGGCGGCACCTGCCCGGCGACGCCCATTTCGCGGCGGTGCTCGCCGGGCGTACCGTGCTGGACGTCTCCCGCCGCGGCAAGTACCTGTGGCTGCCGCTCGACTCCGGTGACGCGATCATCGGCCACCTCGGCATGTCCGGCCAGCTGTTGATGCAGCCGGCCGACGCCGAGGACGAGAAACACCTGCGGATCCGGTTCACCTTCACCGACGGCGGCCCGCAGCTGCGGTTCGTCGACCAGCGCACGTTCGGCGGCCTGTCGGTCTCCGAGGGCGGCGCCGAACTCCCCGACGAGATCTCGCACATCGCCCGCGACCCGATGGACCCGCTCTTCGACGACGCGGCCTTCAACGCCCGGATGCGTGGCCGGCACACCGAGGTCAAACGGGCCCTGCTCGACCAGACCCTGATCTCCGGGGTCGGCAACATCTACGCCGACGAGGCCCTCTGGCGGGCCAAGCTGCACGGCACACGGCCCACCGACCAGCTCACCCGCCCGGCCGTGGCCCGGCTCCTCGGCCATGTCCGTGACGTCCTCGGCGAGGCCATCGTCGCCGGTGGCACCAGCTTCGACGAGCTCTACGTCAACGTCAACGGCGAGAGCGGCTACTTCGACAGGTCCCTCAACGCCTACGGCCGCGAGAACGAGCCCTGCCATCGTTGCGGCGCGATCATCCGTCGCGAGCAGTTCATGAATCGGTCCAGCTTCAGCTGCCCCCGCTGCCAACCCAAACCCCGCAAGCCCTGA
- a CDS encoding spherulation-specific family 4 protein: MKTLFPPYAHPSPELELDADTWIVREQPGDRRTLHQSLGRIDLDWGSRSLADVLADVDAWRADGVEGLFLDRAPAGSGGVGPVALTVRLAARRGLHRVVLNPGVPTHPLYRDLGVRICTFEGPWSAYQSWDGDGVRPGDGHIVYGVPAPLLTAARRLMGRRGAGFGLATDAAPQVSETPAGTPG, from the coding sequence GTGAAAACCCTGTTCCCCCCGTACGCCCATCCGTCGCCCGAGCTGGAACTGGACGCCGACACCTGGATCGTCCGCGAGCAGCCCGGCGACCGACGCACCCTGCACCAGTCCCTCGGCCGGATCGACCTCGATTGGGGCAGTCGTTCCCTGGCCGACGTCCTGGCCGATGTCGACGCCTGGCGCGCCGACGGGGTCGAGGGGTTGTTCCTCGACCGGGCGCCGGCCGGTTCCGGCGGGGTGGGACCGGTTGCGCTGACCGTTCGCCTCGCCGCCCGACGCGGCCTGCACCGGGTGGTACTCAATCCGGGGGTGCCGACTCATCCGCTGTACCGGGATCTGGGTGTGCGGATCTGCACCTTCGAGGGGCCCTGGTCGGCGTATCAGAGCTGGGACGGCGACGGGGTACGACCCGGCGACGGCCACATCGTGTACGGGGTACCCGCCCCGCTGCTCACCGCCGCCCGCCGCCTGATGGGCCGGCGGGGAGCCGGGTTCGGACTGGCCACCGATGCCGCCCCGCAGGTGAGCGAGACCCCGGCCGGCACCCCCGGCTAG